In a single window of the Papaver somniferum cultivar HN1 chromosome 8, ASM357369v1, whole genome shotgun sequence genome:
- the LOC113303491 gene encoding uncharacterized protein LOC113303491 isoform X1, producing the protein MSSLVEKLMIISGEKRTKKWAFKWDLYKCGIELSIEEDYKNIMLNYNFTVRMLSVSVGNYYVDIAGQKLILAKNVVALFKKEKYIKGLQNLCAENLMEFLGQEVDPQHCSKSTVT; encoded by the exons TGGGGAAAAGCGAACAAAGAAGTGGGCATTTAAGTGGGATTTATACAAATGTGGAATTGAGTTAAGTATTGAGGAAGATTATAAGAACATAATGTTGAATTACAATTTTACTGTTAGAATGCTATCTGTTTCAGTTGGTAATTATTATGTGGACATTGCAGGACAGAAGCTGATTCTTGCAAAAAATGTTGTAGCATTGTTTAAgaaggaaaaatatattaaagGCCTACAAAATCTTTGTGCAGAGAACTTAATGGAATTTCTGGGTCAAG AGGTGGACCCTCAGCATTGTAGTAAAAGTACAGTAACTTAG